GGTCTCGGCGATGTAGCGGTCGCGGATCCGTTCATCGAGGCGTCCGGGCATCACCGATTCGAGCAGTTCGCGGGCGCCGGTGTCGTCCAATCCCGCGATCGGCAGCTGCGGTAGGCCGGGCAGCACCGGGGCCCCGCCGTCACGGAGGCCGAACACCAACGCCACCGGTTCGGCGAGCAGGCGCCGGGCCACGAAGCCCAGCGTCTGCACCGATACCTCGTCGAGCCATTGCACGTCGTCGACCAGGCACAGCACCGGCTGGGTGTCGGCGGCCGACGCCAGCAGGCTCAGTACCGCAAGGCCGACCAGGAAGCGGTCGGGGGCGGGCCCGGCACCCAGGCCGAAGGCCACGTCGAGGGCTTCGCGCTGGGGTCCCGGCAGGTCGTCGAGGCGATCGAGCAGCGGCCCGCAGAGTTGCTGCAACCCGGCGAACGCCAGTTCCATATCGGATTGGATGCCCGCGACCCGGGTGACCCGGAATCCGTCGGCCTGCGCCGACAGGTATTGCAGCAGGGCGGTTTTGCCGACGCCCGGCTCACCGTGCAACACCAGGACCCGACTGTCACCGGAGCGGGCTGCGGCCAGCACCTCGCGCAGTGCCTCGCATTCCCGATCGCGCCCGCGAAGCACCGGCCCGTGCCTCTCACCCGGCATGCTTGAGCATGCTATCCACCGATCCGGCCCAGCAACCAGTCTTCCAACCGGGTTTCGAACCGGATCGCCGTGCGGGACGGGAGCAGGGTGCGTTCCCGGATACCGATACCCCAGTACGGCGCCGCCGGATCTCCGAGTACGCGGCGGCGGTCGCCCCGGGTGAGGAACGCGATGCGCACGATCTCGTCGAGCCGGTAGGTGCGCGGTCCGCTGACCTCGAGAACACCGCCGATCGGGTCACCGACGGCGGCGATGACGACCGCCTCGGCGGCGTCGGCGCGGGCGATCGGGCTGACCAGTACCGGCGGTAGCCGCACGACCTCACCGACGGTGCCGTATTCGGCGACGGTGTCCAGGAATTCGAAGAAGCCGGTGGCGCGCACGATGGTGTGCGGTACC
This region of Mycolicibacterium diernhoferi genomic DNA includes:
- a CDS encoding SDR family oxidoreductase, which produces MRIVVVGGTGRVGSLVVRGLTDIGHDAVIAARGTGVDTVTGTGLPEALRGATTVVDATDAPSHDDAVAREFFATSTVNLLAAEVTAGIRHHVVLSVVGVDLLALGKGYFAAKLLQEKLIAAGPVPHTIVRATGFFEFLDTVAEYGTVGEVVRLPPVLVSPIARADAAEAVVIAAVGDPIGGVLEVSGPRTYRLDEIVRIAFLTRGDRRRVLGDPAAPYWGIGIRERTLLPSRTAIRFETRLEDWLLGRIGG